Genomic DNA from Corynebacterium diphtheriae:
CCAGCGTGCACCAGAGCCTACCCACATCCCTGGCGTTGCCGTTGACCAAGGCGACTCCCTGCTCGTGCGTGCCGACGGCAACATGCTCGGCGTGTGCACCGTAGGATTCGTTGACACCGAAAACAACCGCGTATGGACCGACGCTCACTGCGGTGAGAACGGCGCAGCGGTTATGGATAACTTCCAAAACCCCATTGGCACCCTCCACCACGTCTACCCCTCCGAGTGGGAGCGGTTGCAAAACATCCAGGGCACCGAGTGGTCGGTTAACAGCCGTGCTTCCGACGTCGCATACGTTGAGATCGACGACCCAGCCGTCTTGGGCCAAAACTACTTCTCACAAAACACCATCGCCCGCGACCCAGCCGTCGGCGACAACCTGTGCAACTACGGTGGCCGCACCGACAGTGTCGTCTGCACCCCTATCACCAACATCAACGGTCCAGTCGTTATCACCGCAAACAACGGCTCCGACCACGGCGATTCCGGCGGACCAGCATGGATCGAGGGTAAGGGCTACGTCGGCCAGCTGCTCGGCTCTGACGTGATCTGGCGTTCCGACGTCGGCGACTTCACCACCACCGTGTTCCGCAAGATCGCCGACCAGGAGATCCACTCCCCCATCGACCTGTCCCGCGCCCTGCCGTTCTACGACTTTGATGTGCAGAAGCTACGCAACTCGCCAGTAACCACCCCAGCTTCCGCCGCCGACATCATGCGTGCCAAGGCCGTTCGCGACCGCGAAGAGCGCGAAACCATGCAGCGCTACTGGTCCGGCGAAGAGCTCACCCCGAAGCGTGAGCAGGCCCACGAAGACCGCGCTAACCTCGATGCCCGCGAAGCAGAGCTCGAAGGCCAGGTTTCCCGCGAAGCTGATCCACAAAAGAAGCAAGAGCTGGAGCGCGACCTCGAAAACACCCGCGCAACCAAGGAAGTTGTTGAGGAGTACGAGACAGTTATCGACGGTGCCGAAGGTATGACCAAAGAAGAGGAAAACGCCTTCCGTGAGTTCTTCCGTGGCTTGCCATCAAGTTGGCTGCAGGAATTTATGGAAGCATTCCGCCGCTAATCTAATGCAATAAGAAAAACGCATCACGTGGGGTTTTCTTCTCCCACACGCGATGCGTTTTATTATGTGCACCTATTGTGCACAACAGGCTTTACACGTCGTCATTCCAGATCTCTTTGACAGAAGCAGGATGCATAGACGTGGGCGACAAGATCTCCACAGCGGACCGACGCGACTGACCACAGATCTGCAACAGATCCACCACCAGCGAACGCGACTGCGCCAGCACCACCTGCGCGGAAAGCACCTTGCCCTCACTGACCTCAAGGCCAGTGCGCGAACCGATCATCTTCAAGTTGTTGACCAACCGTGGGATCTCAGCATTTTCCGACAGTTCAGAGTTACCATAGTAAAGGTTGCTCAGGTCCTCAGAGACTTCAGCAAGCTGCTCGATAATCTGAATCTGGCGACCCGACACCTCGTCATTATCCTCGCACAACACCAACGCACGACGCGCCAACACACGAGTATTACGCATCGCGTTGTCCACAGGGTTCAGGATTCGCATCATCGAACGGATCCGCTGACGCTGCGCCCACAACAGTGGCGACGCCTGAATCGTCTCCTTACCCATGTTTGCCGCAGCAATCATCTGGTTAATTTGGCCTTGAGTACCACGAGCGCGCACCAGCGCATCCACAATCCCATCAGTGTTGTTATTACGAAGCGCCTCAGCGACCTGACGCTGCACCTGGGCGGCCACACCCAAAATATTGGCGATCTCACGGCGCCCCGAACGCAACGGCGACTCCGGCAACAACGCAATCACAGCAATACCAACAAGACCACCCACCAAGGCGTCAATCATGCGGTCCGCACCACCCGAAGTACCAGGCGGCAAAATAGTCGCAATCAACACCGCCGCAAACGACGCCTGATTAGCAACCAACACACCCTTATCCGCGATCGTGCCCAACATAATCGATAACGACACCGCCACAGCGATCTGCCAAACACCAGAACCAACAAAAGCGATGAGGACGTCGCCAAGCCCAACGCCGATGCTCACACCCAACACCAGCTCAAACGCACGACGGAAACGCTCACCGCCCGTGGTACTCAGCACAATCACCGTAGCCATCGGCGCAAAGAACGGCTCCGCGTGATGGAACAGATGCAACGCCACATAATACGACAGACCCGCCGCCAAACCAGCCTGAATCACATACACCCAATTAGCACGCAGGCGCACAACACCCTGCTTAAAGCGATTCATCGTCGCTACCTGTTTCCATGTCAAAGCCATGGCAGTGATTTTAGACCCCACCCCCAACAGCCAAGCCCTTTCCCCACCGCTAAAAGAAAAAAGCTCAAAAAGCAGCTCCTAAGCCTCAGAGCAAGGGCTCGGAGGAATCAGCAACCAAGACCGTCAAGGGATCATCGGCTACATTCCTTGCGCTCATCACAGGTTTCTTTAGCCTCGCATGGTCGTAGATCTCCGGCGTTCTGCCTTTCAAATTCTAGGTTTAACTCTGCAAAAACTATCAATTCGAGCTTAAACAATCTTTGTAGAGGGTAGTTGAAACCCCTAATCTTCATGAACTATTGCGCACATGTTCGTGAAGTTGTACTATCGCCTATGTGAGCCAGGGTTGAGCGCAAGCAAGAAAGCCCCGGGCAGCAACTCCAAGGACCCCAATGCTTCGCATGAGGGTCCTTGCGCTTTTAAAAATACGGGGGGATCATGCTACTTGCATATATTGATGAAATTGGCAGTACTGGCGCATTCATACATCCAAATCACAATCGTTTCAGTGATAGTCCAGCATTCGGCTATGGCGGGTTTATAATTCCAGAGGAATCCGCACGAGAGTTCGGCTCTTATTTTGCAGAACGTAAAAAGATCTTTTTCCGCAATGAAATCCCCAACAACATAGATCCTGGTCGTTGGGAAAAGAAAGGATCAGATCTACTATTTGCTTTAGCCATCAATGAAAGACCACAAAACCTTCGACTACTCGGCTCTTTGATTTCGAAACTCAGAAAACTTGATGGCCACCTCTTCTATTACGCAGAAGAAAAACCCATTGGCACTCCGAAAGCAACAAACTGCGGCGCTACTGAGTTTAGGGATCGCGAGGAAACAGCTATGTACGCACACATTCTAGGACGAGCCTCGGAGCATCAAGAAATGCGTCGTATCGTCGAACCTCCAATGCACATCGATAGCCAGCTATCCACAAATATTCAGTTTGCCGACTGGATATGTTCCCTTGCTAAGCGGGCAATCGAATATCAATTAGTAGAAGACTCGCGTTATAGCTGGGTTCCAACAGCGGAAGCGCTAACCCCAACAAGAGGATCTTTTACATATGAGTCAAAACTAAGGCTTTATCACCGTGCTATCGACGATTTAAATCATTCAAGTATTCTCAGACCTACCAGACCGCTTTTTAATTCAAAAATTAATCAGACACTCGACGAAGAAAATAGGAGAAAACTCGAAAAAGTCCGAGCTGCGACAATTAAAGAAGCAAATAATTAATAGCTTCACAGAAGCCTTATGTGTGACACGAGCTGGGAACGTCGTAACGCATGCGAAATGACGTATAAGATGAACGGGTTAGTTTTAGCCCTAAAACGGAAGCCCCCCTCATCCCCAGGGAACCGTTGAAGTTCAAGTGTTAAAGCCGCTTGTCTGCGTGAGCGCTGCTGTAGATTCATGGAAATGATAATCAGCTTTTGCGGGTACCGTTTCTCCAGGAAGTATTTTTTGATCCATTAAAAATATGATTCATGGCGCAAAAAGTATTCCTGTAGTATTTTTTGAGTCATGAAGAGTTACGAGGCGACAGAGATGCTCAGCGATCTCGCATCCCAGCAGTGGGGACTGTTTACCTCGGCGCAGGCAAAAGATAGTGGTGTCGATCTTCCGTCTCTACGCCGATTGGAAAAACGCGGCGTTTTTACCCGCGTTCGACACGGGGTCTATGCGAGTACGACGACTGTATTGTCGACTGAATTAGAGCTCAAAGCCCAGTGGCTTTCCCTACAGCCGAATCTCATGGCAGCTGAGCGCATTAGCGATCCTTCATTAGTTGCTGACGCTGTAGTTTCTCACACTACGGCCGCTGAAGTATGGGAGATAGGGGATCTCTGGCCCGACGGTATCCACTTTACGGTCAATCGCCGTAGACGAAGCAGGCAGACAGACGTTCAGTTTCACCGCGCCGATCTCGCCGATTCAGACTGGGTTGTTCACCCTGCATCGGGCCTTCCTATAACCACTGTGCCCCGTACCATCTTGGATCTAGCACAATCTGGACATGAGCCAGACCACTTGCTCCATTTGGTCGCCGATGCAGGAAGGAAATACTTACTGACCGAGCAGGAATTGCTCGACTCTTTTTCTGGCCATGAAGATTCTTTCGGGCTCGACCAAGGAGACAGATCCGGGCTTAAAGAACTAGTTGACGAATGCTTCATTGACACGAAGACTGCCCAGCAAACTCGCCTATTGGTAGAAGAAGCAATGCGCCCGCTCCAAGAGCAACTAGAAGCGATAATAAAACCACTCACGCAAAGTCTTTCCTGGAAAAAT
This window encodes:
- a CDS encoding FUSC family protein, yielding MNRFKQGVVRLRANWVYVIQAGLAAGLSYYVALHLFHHAEPFFAPMATVIVLSTTGGERFRRAFELVLGVSIGVGLGDVLIAFVGSGVWQIAVAVSLSIMLGTIADKGVLVANQASFAAVLIATILPPGTSGGADRMIDALVGGLVGIAVIALLPESPLRSGRREIANILGVAAQVQRQVAEALRNNNTDGIVDALVRARGTQGQINQMIAAANMGKETIQASPLLWAQRQRIRSMMRILNPVDNAMRNTRVLARRALVLCEDNDEVSGRQIQIIEQLAEVSEDLSNLYYGNSELSENAEIPRLVNNLKMIGSRTGLEVSEGKVLSAQVVLAQSRSLVVDLLQICGQSRRSAVEILSPTSMHPASVKEIWNDDV
- a CDS encoding DUF3800 domain-containing protein, with the translated sequence MLLAYIDEIGSTGAFIHPNHNRFSDSPAFGYGGFIIPEESAREFGSYFAERKKIFFRNEIPNNIDPGRWEKKGSDLLFALAINERPQNLRLLGSLISKLRKLDGHLFYYAEEKPIGTPKATNCGATEFRDREETAMYAHILGRASEHQEMRRIVEPPMHIDSQLSTNIQFADWICSLAKRAIEYQLVEDSRYSWVPTAEALTPTRGSFTYESKLRLYHRAIDDLNHSSILRPTRPLFNSKINQTLDEENRRKLEKVRAATIKEANN
- a CDS encoding type IV toxin-antitoxin system AbiEi family antitoxin domain-containing protein; the protein is MKSYEATEMLSDLASQQWGLFTSAQAKDSGVDLPSLRRLEKRGVFTRVRHGVYASTTTVLSTELELKAQWLSLQPNLMAAERISDPSLVADAVVSHTTAAEVWEIGDLWPDGIHFTVNRRRRSRQTDVQFHRADLADSDWVVHPASGLPITTVPRTILDLAQSGHEPDHLLHLVADAGRKYLLTEQELLDSFSGHEDSFGLDQGDRSGLKELVDECFIDTKTAQQTRLLVEEAMRPLQEQLEAIIKPLTQSLSWKNAMQAPLQQHLAQLISPIPSAMQVPEMTVFSELAETMKKTASLPNISKNMWSEIYPPETLSSVLSTSLPRTQVSPPEKQRESTETNESNSEAKKDARPNRQRFEEGSENTQQEPQ